Genomic segment of Dermacentor albipictus isolate Rhodes 1998 colony chromosome 5, USDA_Dalb.pri_finalv2, whole genome shotgun sequence:
tgcttctcatcgagaacgaggaatatgggtttatttacagcatttacatcagtctaacatgactgagaaagtacatcagtctaacatgactgcttgagagagagtgtcctgagcagctgcacaacagcggtttttaaacactcggtcctctcccgatacaaggtgcatgcgaacgttcgtttcgtcatcgcaaactagccgcctccccgcaggacggtgtacacacacaaatgcacacacgttcgaatgtccggagtcgacgtcagaggggccccgtggAACGCGGATCCATTCCGGGTAGCTCGTTGGGGAGTtcgggaacaatagttggcccgccgaactcattccgtcacaacggcgatgaggctagaggttggtggaggtttcagcacaaagcctgcttcctcgaacgcatcctagctgaagcgacggagagtgggggatgcccatattgttccccgacacaaagtcgatttagtcacgctgtggcttgAAGTTGGCgacgacgctcccggaatgttgccgccatagttgtaacgGGGGTggaaaacttgcactgcagctggccgttcttaacaacgcacacatgcacacacgcacgcacacgcacacgcacgcacgcacgcacgcacgcacgcacgcacacgcacgcacgcacgcacacgcacgcacacgcacgcacacacacacacgcacacacacgcacacacacgcacacgcacacacacgcacacgcacacacacgcacacgcacgcacacgcacgcacacgcacacgcacacgcacgcacacgcacgcacgcacacacacgcacacacacgcacacgcacacacacgcacacacacgcacacacacgcacacgcacgcacacacacgcacacgcacgcacacgcacgcacacacgcacagacacacacacgcacagacacacacacgcacagacacacacacacgcacacgcacgcacacacacgcacacgcacacacacgcacacgcacgcacacgcacacgcacgcacacgcacacacacgcacacacacgcacacacacacgtgcacacacgcacacgtacacgtacacacgcacacgcattgtACACACGCATtgtacacacgtacacacacacgtacacacacacgtacacacacacgtacacacacacacacgtacacacacgcacacgcacgcacacacaggtataggtatatatattgtttttttttcttcaacggtTTTCCGTCACTTTTTGGGTGCGGCGAATTGGGTCGTTGCAACAGATGCGCCGAAGACCATTCGTGTAGTGTGCCGCCCTCTCCTTCAGAGCGGTGTGCTGACGGAGACCAGCTAGCCTCCTTGAGAGCTATAGTCTATAGTAGTCTATAGTCTGTGCTATAGTCTATACTAGTATAGCGCTATAGTTCGGGCTCACGGCTGACGGCCGCCCGACGACCGTCCAATTTATTCCGGTTGCTGTCACCAGATGTCACCAAAGAGCCGTTGTTCTACACCTCTCGGAACTTTCGGCACGCATGTAGCCATAGACTGCAATGGAAATGCAGGGTAATTTGGGAAGAACAAGTTTAGTGCCGGTTAAGCAAGCCGTTCGTATTTCAGAACGCTAACAACGCAGAGCGTGCGTCGACTCATCCGTTATAGTGCGCTTCTCTTATATATGAACGACCGATTAGCTTTATCAAATTACCGCGACATGCGTCTCTTTTCTCACTGCACTATAAAGTATAATTGCAGCCATCCCATCGCGTGCACCAGGCTCGCTGTCACTGTGACAGGAGTGTCCGGAATTTCATCGCACACACTTATATGTGGCATATGTCCTGGGCGCTTATTTATTCTTCTTAGCTTTGTACCGGCCAACTCTTCTCTAATAAATCTTCTTGCTTTGAATATTGCCCAAGTGACAAAATTATCAGTTTCTTATTGTTACGCCAATCCTTCGTTATCACATATCCTTCGCTATCTCAATTGGTTATATATGGAATACGGACGTACCTCGTGATCGAACGGCTTGGTAATTGCGAGGTGGTCTCTAAAACATCCGGAGAGTGAACGACGACAGTAAAGACAACACAACGGACTTAGCTGCACCGCAAGGTCGTGTCAGGTGGTCTAAGTGAGTTTCACGGTTCCCTACGAGTGATGTGGCCCTAAGGTATCGATGCTAGAAGCAGATATGAAAACAGCATTTTCCATGCCTCTTTATTCAATCACACTTACCACAATGGCGTGTATAGAGAGACAGTTGCAAGGTATACCAAAACTTTAAACAATACGACAAACAGAACGTTGAAAGtaacaaaacaagaaaagttCGAAGGTATCATTACACGGCGAGAGAAAGGATCCGTCGGGAAAGAAAACGCCGTGACGTCAGGCAGGTCAGCTCGACGAGTTCCCGGTGTGCAGCAGCTGGCATGATGCTTTTCCCTAAGCCGTATTTCAGTTTCGTGCCTCGCACGAAGTTATTAGTCACGTGATAGATCGTATCAATACATCTTCTGATTAACGTTGTCCGAAGAACAGTTCTTCGGGGTCTGATGAGGGCATTGTGAAACGAGACTAGACGGATGGCAGTAGCACAGGGGCGCCGGTAAAACGAGACACGTGAACACGGCACCACGAACTTTTTATTGACGGTTAATTGAGGTGAGACAGTAGATGTTACGGTGCCCAGTAATGCAGGGCACAGCTGGGGCACACCGGGGGTCCCCAAGCCTGCACAAAGCTCATTTCCTGCGTCTTCGGGCTCGTTGTCCAGCGTCGCACATGGCCGCACACTGACACAGTCTGTATGTACAAGTCACGCAGCAGTACGGTACAATTCAGCGGAGCAGAGGAACCACACTGGGCTCGCCCCTTTGAGCGCGCGCCGATCGCCTGGTCAAACAGTGACCGGGTGGAATGACACACTCCCTCAAGAATACGAGGGAACGCTGGACATATCGTTGCGCGGGGACGACTGCCTCTCTCGTGTCTAGCACGATTTTCGAGAGCAATCGTCTATGCATCAAAGTGGAGTGCGTTTACTCGGCGTGCGTCCGTCAGAATGTGATCGCGCCCCATTGAGGTTGTTGTGAGACTCTCGACAAGAGCTAAACAGGGGAGACGACAGTCATTATTGCACAACGGACTCGCTAGCCCTTGCGTTGTGCAATTAGAGGGCACATTTCCGCCACAGAGTTTAGTGCGGAGTCTGCGGGAGGCTCGTGACCGCGCTCGcgaaactggacaatcgcccctttacagagcaAAAAGCTCCAGGACACTAGTCCAGATGGGCTTGGTGACtaaaggccttaagggctttgctgaagttgtTAAGggcatgtgaattgtgcgaccgtctttgagtgttgtagcgcgtagtatcgcgttactgtgtgaattttccgaTTAACTTTTTCCGCTTCttattctttctccttttattccctttatcccctttccccagcacagggtagccagccggtacttacactggctaacctccccgtATTTCCTCCTCTTTGactccaacccccccccccccccccccccacgctggAACCGCCAGGCTCGACCACACCAGGAGAATCTTGTAAACTGTGTGTTTAATTCTGCTTCGGACGTCCTTGTAGCTTCAGCTAATCTACTATCGCAGCTTTCTTACTCGCAATGACACGATTAATACGAACTCTAGCAAGAACTTCAATTTTTTCGAAGCTTCAATCCAAGTAGCCTCTAGAGGCGATAAGGAAAAAATGGAAGGAAACTAAACAATATAGCTATTATAATCGTAGCTCTTCAAATGGCACCCAGATGTAACGATCAGTGGAATCATTGCCCAAGTTTAGCTGCATGAAGGACGACAGCGTACTATGATCAATCATCATAGAGTCAATGTGCGAAGAGTTATGAAATAAGTTTAACTGCTACTCAACGTTAAGCATTTCACTATACCGTAAACTAGCACTGTGGTGCGATCTGGCAGCAAATTGTAGATTAAAGGGCACGATGAAAGAAGCCGCAAGTACAGGCTCGACTAAGCCTATAGCCAGACAAAGCCCGACGTCAATGTTCCCATCACTTCTATGCTGGTTTCAGCGCCAAGCTGTTTGAGCGGAACTGTCTATCATGGTCGGAGCTGCGCAGCGCTTTCTTCGTCAGTGAGTTTGCGGAACGACTGCAATGGCGTGGTTTGTGAACAACGGACTCGCGCTACAGGGCCGTTTGAATGCACGATGTGATCAAGGAGGGCACGAAAGCTCGTCTATCGCGTAGAAGACTCGACTGAGATGCCTCTGATAAATGTATAGGCGCCAGAGAGAGGTGGAAGGGGAGTAAGCAGCTCGATGAGGCGGTCTTAATCAACAAAATGTTATGAGTACACAAATTTCCATGCGCAGAATGTTTCTTGATAAATACGACGGCGCGGCGCTGTTTCGAAATCGAGCCTTCATGACGGGCTAGAATGGTTTTGTAAAAAAATTCAGCTCGATACTGTTGGGAATACTAAGTTTTCGGGTCACATCCGCGTCAGCTTCGGCCAGCTTTCAGCAGCTAACGCGTGTTCTATTGTGCAACTGACAGGTCTCGCCAaaacgagaaaacaaaaaaacaaacttaAAGCGGTCAACACTGCGCGAAAGACGGGACGATTGGAACAGTCGCAACTACAAACAGCGTGACATGGACAAAATAAATACAGAGTCGCTGCTTTGGCCCCGATGACGGCATTAGCGAGCGGCAGTTCGAACCGTCCTGTTGTAGTTATCTCAGAGCTTttcttgagaaaaaaagaaaaaaaaagcgctatcATGACGGGCTTCATTTTTTGTCCTTGTAGCCGGGCCGAGCCTGAGGCGTGTATGCCTGGGCGGACGAAGCGGCGCCGTATCCGCCAGGGCCCCCGGCCGCGTATCCACCGGCGCGCGCTCCTTGACCGGCGGCAGTCAGAGCAGCCGCGTACGGAGCCGCCTGTAGCCTGAGCGTCGAACCGGAGGCATGGTGGACGCCGGGCGCTCCCTGCCCGGCCAGCTGGGCACCGCCGTAAGCCGCTGCGGTGGGGCTGTACGAGACTCCTTGAGAAGCTCCCGCGGCGTAGCCTTGAAGAGCCGCGCCAGCTCCCGCGCCGTAGCCTTGGTAGGCCGCACCAGCGAGAGGTCCGCCGCCATAAGTCTGCAGGCCGCCCGACGACGAACTGCCTCCGTAGCCTTGGAGGGCAGCTCCGGTGATGACTCCTCCGGGGCCCGTCTGCAGAGCGACGCCCCGAGGAGCGCCTGCCGCGCTGCCGCCACCGTTGTAGCCTCCCGCCGCTGCGCCACCGCCGTAACCAGTTGCCGCCGCGCCACCGTTGTAGCCGCCCTGAAGAGCGGAGGCGGCACCGCTAGCACCGGCACCGTAACCCTGACCGGCACCGGGAGGAGGGGCAAAGACTTGAGCAGGACCGAAGATATGTGCCCCATACTTGGGGCCGGATACCGTGACGCCGGCCGAGGGCACGCCGCCGTATCCAGCGTGTGGCTGGTAGCCTCCCGCGTAGCCGGCGGCGGCGCCAGGGGCTCCTCCGCCGCCATAGGCGAAAGCTAAGGCCTGTCCGCTGCCGTGAACGCCGGGGCTGTAggccggctgctgctgctgctgcgcttcgtACGACTGCTGAGGCGCGGCATAAGACTGCTGAGGCGCGGCATAAGACTGCTGAGGCGCAGCATAAGACTGCTGAGGCGCAGCATAATACTGCTGAGGCGCGGCATAAGACTGCTGCGGTGCCGCTGCGAAAAGGTGCTGTGGCAGAGCGAAGCCCTGCGCGCCCTGCGGCGCACCGTACGCCTGGGCCTGCGGCGCAGCGTACGCCTGTGCCTGCGGCGCGGCGTACGCCTGGGCCTGCGGCGCCGTGTATGCCTGGGCCTGGGGAGCGGCGTGCTGCCGCTGTCGTTCAGCGTTCAGCACTTGCTGTACGGCagccagggcagcgttctggTCCGTATTCAGTGCCCCGCTTTGCTGGGGCGCCGCAGCGCCATACCCAGAGCTGCCAAACGCAGCCAGAGAGTTGCCGCCTCCGTAGCCTGGCACCTGCGGTGCGGCCGCGTACTGAACTTCCGGAGCGGGCGCACCTCCATACTGTGCAAGGCCGCCGACTCCGGCGTACTGGGCAGCTCCACCGGCGTACTGGGCAGCTCCACCGGCGTACTGGTCAGCTCCACCGCCATACTGGGCAGCTCCACCGCCATACTGGGCAGCTCCACCGCCGGCAACTCCACCGCCGTACTGGGCAGCTCCACCACCGTACTGAGGAGCTCCTCCGGAGTACTGTGGCGCTCCACCGGCGTAATGGGGTGCAACGCCGGCGTACTGGGCAGCTCCGGCGCCACCGGCTTGGGCTCCTGCAGGGAAGGCAGAAGGCACGAACTGCTGTAGTCTGGCGTCTGGCTGACCGGGATTATAGGCAGGGCTGAACGCAGCAGCCTGGCCACCCGCTGGACCTGCAAGAGAACATCGTGCTTATCTCTGTCTCGCGCACACCAGGCTGCTTCGGCAACATGTCCTTCCTTTCCGTTTCTTTCACGCTGCGCTGATTTCACCACTGCATCTGTATAACGACACGGGCTTACATACGAGCAGGCACACAGCTTTAGCAAAAAGTTTCGACGCCATAATTTGGATGGCATGGAGGTGCTGCCAGACCATAGGATGAGGTTGCTTGGCACATCCAAAGCTCgaaagcttaagaggaagctttagctcgggggttcctatctaaatacaccgGAAAGGCGAAATAATTTTTCTCGGCGGtgactgcaccaaatttgatcaAGTTTTTTGCACTTAAAATAAAAAGGTAAAGTCTAGTTACTGCCGATAACGAATGATTTGTTTAGGCGATCTGTTATTTACTGAAAATTGCTGAATATCGAAAATTTTATGAAAACGAAACCATCATGTTAGCAACCTTGGAACTCAACTATAAAAAAcgacatcacaattctgtaaattgcatctaatagtaaatGTAAAagggacaaaattgatgtgttatacAAAGCTCTTAAATTGACCACTGATATGTGAGTAAGAAGTTTCCAAAACCCATGTAAAGAAGgcggaaggaaatcaactttattcaaggtCCTGCAGGCGACGAGAGCTTCGGGCTCTACCCACGTAATCAATGCAACAAACTGACGTCATATATGAATCGATATATCAGATCTGTCCGCTTTGATGCTCTAACAAATGcagcttacagaactgcgatatcttctttttttgtacagAGTTACGAACTTCTAAACTAAAATAGtaatacattatggggttttacatgccagaaccacgatctgtttatgaggcacgcagtagtggaggactccggaataatttggaccagctggagttctttaacgtgcatctaattttaagcacacgggtgtcttctcatttcgcccccatcgaaatgcggccgccgtggctgggatacgaccccgcgacctcgtgcttagcagcccaacaccatagccaccaagcaaccacggcggctaacTTGTAAACTTCTTGCTTCTACTATTTTCAAAcgttcgaatttttgaaaatgccttttaagatatccAGGCCCTGAATCAAAAATTCGTTTACAACAATCACTAtaattgaactttctctctcaaatgtaatAAATTTTATTAAAGTCCGCCCAGTGGTTATCCGAGCAAAGCGTTTCAGCATTATTAACCTTAGTAACGCTAGTAGTGTGCTAACGCTACAAACTATCACTCTTGAGTCTCGAAGTGCCGAAAATTCAGTAAAAGAACCTCGCTGGGACAAACAGCGACAGCTCTTGTCACTCGGGCATGCAGTGTCATTGGAGCGTTCTGGAAACGACGTCCGCATTCTCGCGCTACTTGCGGCTCAACTGCGtgcaaaaaagtcgcagtttcgcacgaaagacgaggcattgattgcgatagcaacttaTTCGACAGATGTATGCCTTACGGCTAGTAGTTTAATCAGCTGTATAAGCTGctgtaaacattagcttactaacttTACAAGCGCGGTGTCACACGCGCGCAGGGAAACGTGaacgcatctcgctcgatgaccgcggaaattcGCTGCCAGAACGCCAGCACGAACTcttcttcgtgctgcctctcgcttcaacgcgaaccgTGCACCCCCGGGAGCAGCGCCATCGGTCATCTCTGGTCGGCCAGCCTGCGAGCTTACCGCAGGTGACGCGcgaggccgccgcggccgcagTAGTGGGAAAGTGCTttaccgagcgtgaaagaagaacgcgaacacacgcaaaattgactcgcgactggccgctcgaggcattttgcgtgtattcgcgggcttctttcacacccggaaaaacactttcatgtagcgtGTATCGACCACCAGAAAGATGCATCGGGAGTTTTTATGttgctacaattttctcatttacatttttacagcgaagctgttaagagcTACTTTCCCCATTATcctgtccgcgtgtagaaaaaaaaaaaaaaaaacccgaagatcgtgcaatgccgggccgacccgcggcggcggtgacgcaggcgttaaacactctccatacgtgagccgatccagaagatagtgctatgagaggccgacccgcggcagaggtgcagttcgccactaagggggcccacatacacagcttcgctggtcatccatcttcacagagtggaagggcactgcaTTTTTTTCCATATAACTATAATACTTGAGAATtgattgaataattaattaagattaatttTGCAATTAGGCCGAATGCAGAAAATAATCTGGGTACCTCCAAGCGACAGCatacaacattactttggttctgtacAGCCGCGTGGCATTTGCACATATTTTAAATCTTGCATCGTGCATGATAGTTGCGACACCCTGTATGTACGTGTCACATTGTGCTTCCACCTGATTTTGGCACAGCATGCGAACGTAGACATGCGTGCACAGATATAAAAGAGTTCATGAGAGTAACGTTGCAACCCGAATAAGATTGCACGTTGCACAGACGAAGAGGGTCTTCTGAACCGCTTGTCGAACCGGTTCAGAACGGCTTATTTAATAAGTTTCGCTTCGGACTCAGTCCCAAGGTGACAGAATAATAACAGCACGATTCGGTTCCAGCGCAGCTGAAAATAACGGTTCAGCTCCAGTCTTCGGTTGAATTCCGGTTCGGTTCGACACCAAGCTCAGGAAGTTGTCCGGATTGCGCTCGTCTGATTTTGTAGAGTGATTATGGGTAAAGTTATCGATATCATGCTCACTGTGATGCACATGTTTACTTCAGCGGGGAAGAAACGAGCGGCGATTTCTCGGAGGCCATGATACACACGCACGGCGTTGTACGCGCCGTACTCTGTGTACGCCGTGCTCCACTCAGTGGCCCACGGATGTCTTTGCAAAAGCGGCGGCTTCAGAAAAGTGCCTCATTTTTTTTATCCCACCAAGCCTCAATTTTCCTCCTCGGCCTCGTTCAAATTGCTAAGCACGTTAGCTCATAACAGACTCTTAGTATCATGTAGTACAATCTTGGCCAGATCGTTCTTTATTGAACACCCATCGCATAACGTATAAAGTATTATTTCATGGTTTCATTAGAGCGGCGCCACTGCAAAGGATCTCTCACTGCGAAGTATATATTCAGTTGCAGTATGCAAACCAGACTTGCGACGTTACTTCTCGGGAAAAGCTTAAGACAACCAAACTTTCTTTACGAGAGTGAAGAAGGCGACGACGGTGATGCGCTTTGTGAGTATGCTCCGCGCATTGGCGTAGTGTGAAGTGTCACCTGGAAGAACTTGACAGCACGGGGTCGCATTAAATGCACCACGTACCATACTGCCCCTGCTGTCCTGTGAATTGCGCAGGCTGGTGCTGGGCAACTTGCTGCAGCTCGGCGCCTCCGGCCCCGGCGTGCTTTTTGGCGGCCGGGTCCTGGAACTGCTGGCTGAAGGTGATATGCGAGTAAGGCTTCACGGCGCCCGACGCAGTCTTGGCGTTCGGCTCGCCGCTGCTCACGGAGAAGGAGAAGCCGTCCTTCTCCTGGTTGAAGTCGACCTTGGTGTTTCCGTCGGGGCCGATCTTTTGCCGGTAGGACGGCGACAGCACACCCAGGCCGATGGAGAAGCTGTCGTCGTCCTTGTCATCGCCGGCCGACGCGGCGCCCAGCATCAGCGCCAACACCAACTGCACCAAAGCACAAAGTGAGCTTATTGCAGGTTTTGACTTCAGGTTAGGGAACGCCGTTTTGCAGGGGATAACCTGCTTTTTTTTAAAGCCTacccaacaatagaccacattcacactatcaatcaggtgatagagaaatgtgcggaatataaccagcccttatatatagctttcattgattacgagaaagcgtttgattctgtcgaaacctcagcagcagtggcgtagcaacagggggggccggggggccccgggccccgggtgcacggggccagtagggggggggggagggaggggtcatatacgtctgaagacacccgaaaattgtcgatatcctcgccttcctcgactacacccggggaggggggggggtgacagaagagctaagggccccgggtgccagacgacctagctacgccactgctcagcagtcatggaggcattgcggaatcagggtgtagacgagccatatgcaaaaatactcaaagatatctatagcagctgcacagccaccgtagtcctcaataaggaaagcaacaaaatcccaataaagaaaggcgtcaggcagggagatacgatctctccaatgctattcacagcgtgtttacaggaggtattcagagacctggattgggaagaattggggataaaggttaacggggaataccttagtaacttgcgattcgctgatgatattgccttgcttagtaactcaggggaccaattgcaatgcatgctcactgacctggagaggcaaagcagaagagtgggtctaaaaattaatctgcagaaaactaaagtagtgtttaacagtctcggaagagaacggcaatttacaataggcagcgaggaactggaagtggtaagggaatacatctacttagggcaggtagtgacggcggatccggatcatgagacggaaataatcagaagaataagaatgggctggggtgcgtttggcaggcattctcagatcatgaacagcaggttgccattatccctcaagagaaaagtgtataatagctgtgtcttaccagtactcacctatggggcagaaacctggaggcttacgaaaagggttctacttaaattgaggacgacgcaacgagctacggaaagaagaatgatgggcgtaacgttaagggataagaaaagagccgattgggtgagggaacaaacgcgagttaatgacatcttagttgaaatgaagaaaaagaaatggggcatggacaggacatgtaatgaggagggaagattaccgatggtcattaagggttacggactggattccaagggaagggaagcgtagcagggggcggccgaaagttaggtgggcggatgagattaagaagtttgcagggacgacttggccacaattagtacatgaccggggttgttggaggagtatgggagaggccttcgccctgcagtgggcgtaaccaggctgatgatgatgatgatgaacctgcTTTTGCGAAGCCCCACTGGTCCTTCGAGAACGTCAGTTAACAGCGTAAGCGAAGAGACACAGGCGCGCACGTGAAGAAGGCAGACGGGTACAGCTAATACAGTCGAACTTCCATTATTGAACAAAGATATCACAAATTATTTGGTATAACGAAGTAAATATAACATTTGGTGGGAGTGGCTTTATTCagccttttcgcggagcagtttgctctagagaaaaTAGATGGCGCTATCGGCGGCATGCCGCACGtagcctcagcgacagcgcactaATACCAAACCACTACCGCTTCCCCCTTTTCTGTGGGAACAgttgtcggaaatgcaactgagttttcgctaacgcactgtgcttcaACCGTGCTGGATTGAATCGTGTGGATTTAAGACGTGTGCAGGAGTTggttgcaaaaatagtgactggcatactTAAGAAAGGAATGAGTCGGGGTGGCAAATTTCGCAGATcgctgctgcaactgtccgtatGTGTTACTGACACTTCGAGATATACGACTTTCCTCGAGGACACCGAAATGTGCTCATCCGCCTGCGTTGTATCTCTAACCTTCAAGGAAAGTGCTTCGGCCCCGGAAcgcggcaagagtgagtaccgctcgttcaAGAAAGGGAGTAGCACCGTGTCCTGTCAGAGTAAGTTTCGCTCACAGTATCAgcacacatctaccccaactggcgCGAGAACTTACGCCAACTCTATCGCCAACTGTCAGtgagtgaatgggcgcacacttgaatatataCGCACCATACACGCgcaataaatgacggactacaccgatagcgcacgagcgGTCGAGGCTACAAGGTATTACGACGTACAAAACAGTTGCGTTTCCagccttgcgcgcagcaagaacaaatctatcggaactgagcacactcgcgagcgattaggcagacaATAATGAGATAGTGACCGCAGCGAAgaaatttactgagtcagaaatgtgacaagccgctgcttcaaaatatttgcgaACTAACTaacgaaaaacaaaacacaacaatcctgattcaattcatgaaCGGAAAGTTTTGGATAGCTTAGAATACACATTTAGGCCCGCTTTTAGAACAAGCGCCATTTGCGTTGGTTAACATATAGCTTAAcgagctccgaaagcgcttttgcatgttgCCAGCTGTGGcaaaagcttcgtgtcgtccacccgtTCACCGTCTACCATATCTCCTGAAACAGAGAgaagagagaataaacttttatttggcaAACAAGTAGGAAATTTTCCTCGGATCAGTGGGGCCCTCAGCCCAGCGCGCCATTGCCATGCGCTacttcgcgagcccgctggatcagccgttgctgttcGTGCTGGCTTGTGCTGAGCAGTGCAGACTCCCAAGAGCAAAGGGTTGGGACTGCGTATGGAAGGAACTCCCGAAGGGTTAGGGCATTCCCATGTGGAGTGATACACCGTGGCCCCACAGTAGGGGCAATAGGAAGGGTATAGGGTGGTATGAAAAATAAGAGGTTTGCTAAGCTGCGCCGGCGACCCATTGATAACACGGAGgtagttgaggcaagcaatggacacgTCACTTTGTAATCGAACATGGCAGTGCCCacgggatcgccgcgaaaaggatca
This window contains:
- the LOC135904011 gene encoding uncharacterized protein isoform X2 gives rise to the protein MRIALVLALMLGAASAGDDKDDDSFSIGLGVLSPSYRQKIGPDGNTKVDFNQEKDGFSFSVSSGEPNAKTASGAVKPYSHITFSQQFQDPAAKKHAGAGGAELQQVAQHQPAQFTGQQGQYGAQAGGAGAAQYAGVAPHYAGGAPQYSGGAPQYGGGAAQYGGGVAGGGAAQYGGGAAQYGGGADQYAGGAAQYAGGAAQYAGVGGLAQYGGAPAPEVQYAAAPQVPGYGGGNSLAAFGSSGYGAAAPQQSGALNTDQNAALAAVQQVLNAERQRQHAAPQAQAYTAPQAQAYAAPQAQAYAAPQAQAYGAPQGAQGFALPQHLFAAAPQQSYAAPQQYYAAPQQSYAAPQQSYAAPQQSYAAPQQSYEAQQQQQPAYSPGVHGSGQALAFAYGGGGAPGAAAGYAGGYQPHAGYGGVPSAGVTVSGPKYGAHIFGPAQVFAPPPGAGQGYGAGASGAASALQGGYNGGAAATGYGGGAAAGGYNGGGSAAGAPRGVALQTGPGGVITGAALQGYGGSSSSGGLQTYGGGPLAGAAYQGYGAGAGAALQGYAAGASQGVSYSPTAAAYGGAQLAGQGAPGVHHASGSTLRLQAAPYAAALTAAGQGARAGGYAAGGPGGYGAASSAQAYTPQARPGYKDKK
- the LOC135904011 gene encoding uncharacterized protein isoform X1, with the translated sequence MRIALVLALMLGAASAGDDKDDDSFSIGLGVLSPSYRQKIGPDGNTKVDFNQEKDGFSFSVSSGEPNAKTASGAVKPYSHITFSQQFQDPAAKKHAGAGGAELQQVAQHQPAQFTGQQGQYGPAGGQAAAFSPAYNPGQPDARLQQFVPSAFPAGAQAGGAGAAQYAGVAPHYAGGAPQYSGGAPQYGGGAAQYGGGVAGGGAAQYGGGAAQYGGGADQYAGGAAQYAGGAAQYAGVGGLAQYGGAPAPEVQYAAAPQVPGYGGGNSLAAFGSSGYGAAAPQQSGALNTDQNAALAAVQQVLNAERQRQHAAPQAQAYTAPQAQAYAAPQAQAYAAPQAQAYGAPQGAQGFALPQHLFAAAPQQSYAAPQQYYAAPQQSYAAPQQSYAAPQQSYAAPQQSYEAQQQQQPAYSPGVHGSGQALAFAYGGGGAPGAAAGYAGGYQPHAGYGGVPSAGVTVSGPKYGAHIFGPAQVFAPPPGAGQGYGAGASGAASALQGGYNGGAAATGYGGGAAAGGYNGGGSAAGAPRGVALQTGPGGVITGAALQGYGGSSSSGGLQTYGGGPLAGAAYQGYGAGAGAALQGYAAGASQGVSYSPTAAAYGGAQLAGQGAPGVHHASGSTLRLQAAPYAAALTAAGQGARAGGYAAGGPGGYGAASSAQAYTPQARPGYKDKK